Proteins encoded by one window of Methanomassiliicoccales archaeon:
- a CDS encoding 2,3-bisphosphoglycerate-independent phosphoglycerate mutase — MLTRKILIVVMDGLGDRAVKELQWKTPLQAANRPNLNWFAEQGATGIVDVISPGIRPGSDTSHLAILGYDPYRVYTGRGPIEAAGIGIEGRHGDIALRCNFATVDSEMNVLDRRAGRIKEPETTFLVEALNGLTIEGVDIIVKEATEHRAVLLLRGKGLSAKVTDVDPHAESRVQKSRALEPEARKTARVINQFVKLSYEVLDQHPINVKRREQGKPPANILLPRGAGIFPDIQKFSERYGLKGACVAGVSLIKGVCRLCGIDVVDISGATGGLDTNMISKAQKALQLLQTYDFVLMNIKATDIASHDKNAKQKVNVIEQLDEMAGILRQGLSQDVVIAFMADHCTPIEVGDHTGDPVPFMIYCKGIVPDTNTRFDEGSCSQGGLGRIRGMDVLPILLDKAGRSEKFGA; from the coding sequence ATGCTGACGAGAAAGATATTAATTGTGGTTATGGATGGCCTGGGTGATAGAGCAGTAAAGGAATTGCAATGGAAGACACCACTTCAAGCAGCTAATCGCCCAAATCTCAATTGGTTCGCTGAGCAAGGTGCAACAGGAATTGTGGATGTTATTTCACCCGGCATTAGACCAGGAAGTGACACGTCACATCTTGCCATCTTGGGATATGATCCATATCGCGTTTATACAGGCAGGGGACCTATAGAAGCAGCTGGAATAGGAATCGAAGGGAGACATGGTGATATTGCTCTCCGATGCAATTTTGCTACTGTTGATAGTGAGATGAATGTTTTAGATCGCCGAGCGGGGAGAATAAAGGAGCCAGAAACAACCTTTTTAGTTGAGGCACTAAATGGATTAACCATTGAAGGTGTTGATATAATTGTAAAAGAAGCTACTGAGCATAGAGCAGTTCTCCTGCTAAGAGGGAAAGGCCTTTCTGCAAAGGTGACTGATGTAGACCCTCATGCTGAATCCCGAGTACAAAAGTCTCGAGCATTAGAGCCAGAGGCTAGAAAAACAGCCAGAGTTATCAACCAGTTCGTAAAACTTTCATATGAAGTTCTGGATCAACATCCAATAAATGTGAAAAGGCGTGAGCAAGGCAAACCCCCTGCAAATATACTATTACCTCGTGGAGCTGGCATATTCCCCGATATCCAAAAATTTAGTGAGCGATACGGGTTGAAAGGCGCATGCGTAGCAGGCGTCTCATTAATAAAGGGCGTATGTAGACTTTGTGGCATTGATGTTGTGGATATAAGCGGTGCTACAGGAGGCCTGGACACAAATATGATATCAAAGGCCCAAAAGGCATTGCAATTATTGCAGACTTACGATTTCGTTCTAATGAACATTAAAGCCACAGATATCGCCTCTCATGATAAAAACGCAAAACAAAAGGTCAATGTTATTGAGCAGTTGGATGAAATGGCTGGAATCTTGAGACAAGGGCTTTCACAGGACGTTGTAATAGCATTTATGGCTGATCATTGTACGCCTATTGAAGTAGGGGATCATACAGGAGATCCAGTACCATTTATGATATATTGCAAAGGCATTGTACCAGACACCAACACCAGATTTGATGAGGGTAGTTGTTCTCAAGGTGGTTTGGGGAGAATAAGAGGCATGGACGTCCTGCCTATTCTATTGGATAAGGCAGGGAGGTCTGAAAAATTCGGCGCATAA
- a CDS encoding PF20097 family protein — MKIMKCPSCGEEMEDGWLETESLVSGVKWRKEINSLSRIGLGGERIYESNLWGIVHIKAKRCPKCRLIIHNY, encoded by the coding sequence ATGAAGATTATGAAATGTCCTTCTTGTGGTGAGGAAATGGAGGATGGATGGCTAGAGACTGAGAGTCTAGTTTCTGGAGTAAAATGGAGGAAGGAAATTAATTCGCTTTCCCGTATAGGTTTAGGAGGGGAAAGAATATATGAATCCAATCTTTGGGGCATTGTACATATAAAAGCTAAAAGATGTCCAAAATGT
- a CDS encoding DUF6015 family protein, giving the protein MKEFDVSRHSSLSRAIAKKVGLEKDAADTLALRVLNYFGFENEVIDNTLDQEDRRLFYFLQDMGLLKTAWEEALLPNGRSWRIFYWYLNTEKIEEFSKDEIIQNEEKELYNTLPAEIWVRDGIKIEES; this is encoded by the coding sequence ATGAAAGAGTTCGACGTTTCTAGACATTCTTCACTTTCACGCGCTATTGCCAAAAAGGTTGGTTTGGAAAAAGATGCAGCTGATACTTTGGCATTGAGGGTATTAAATTATTTTGGCTTTGAGAATGAAGTTATAGACAATACTCTTGACCAGGAAGATAGACGTTTATTTTATTTCCTACAAGATATGGGGCTATTGAAAACTGCTTGGGAGGAAGCTTTACTGCCCAATGGTCGTAGTTGGAGAATTTTTTATTGGTATCTAAATACTGAAAAGATAGAGGAGTTCTCAAAGGATGAAATAATTCAAAATGAAGAGAAAGAGCTTTATAATACGTTACCAGCTGAAATCTGGGTTCGAGATGGAATCAAAATTGAAGAGAGTTGA